In Methanosarcina siciliae T4/M, one genomic interval encodes:
- a CDS encoding ArsR/SmtB family transcription factor codes for MSEKKIIEVRDAYSLPEDVLEAVHEALHEDVEEIVGLFKVLADPTRLRILKALEVQSLCVCVLVEATDQKHSALSYHLKLLKEAGLVDSRRERSFQIYDLTEFGNLLLKHIEKRFEKS; via the coding sequence ATGTCTGAGAAAAAAATAATAGAAGTTCGGGATGCTTATTCCCTTCCTGAAGATGTACTTGAGGCTGTTCATGAGGCCCTGCATGAAGATGTTGAGGAGATTGTCGGCTTATTCAAGGTTCTTGCAGATCCGACTCGCTTGCGAATTCTCAAAGCCCTCGAAGTCCAGAGCCTCTGTGTCTGCGTTCTTGTTGAAGCTACGGACCAGAAGCATTCTGCACTTTCTTATCACCTTAAACTCTTAAAGGAAGCAGGGCTCGTGGATTCGAGGAGAGAACGCAGTTTCCAGATCTACGACCTTACGGAATTCGGAAACTTGCTCCTGAAGCACATTGAAAAGCGCTTTGAAAAAAGTTAA
- the nikR gene encoding nickel-responsive transcriptional regulator NikR, whose product METELMRIGVSLPDTLLSKFDEIIEKRGYSSRSEGIRDAIRSYISYYEWMGDIKGHRVGTVAVIYDHTKRGLSNALADIQHHYSHLIKSSVHIHLDHDNCFEVIVLDGDGEEIKELAEAIMALKGVKFSKLTTVASNEKI is encoded by the coding sequence ATGGAAACAGAACTTATGAGGATAGGGGTCTCCCTTCCAGACACCCTTCTTAGCAAATTTGATGAGATTATCGAAAAAAGAGGATACTCTTCCCGTTCGGAAGGCATAAGAGACGCCATCAGGAGTTACATTTCTTACTATGAGTGGATGGGTGATATTAAAGGTCATCGTGTAGGGACAGTTGCTGTCATATACGACCACACAAAGCGCGGGCTTTCAAACGCCCTTGCCGATATCCAGCACCACTACTCTCACCTGATAAAGTCCTCCGTACACATCCACCTCGACCACGATAACTGTTTTGAAGTAATCGTTCTGGATGGAGACGGTGAAGAGATTAAAGAGCTTGCTGAAGCTATAATGGCCCTTAAGGGAGTTAAATTCTCAAAACTCACCACGGTAGCTTCAAACGAAAAAATCTGA
- the ftsA gene encoding coenzyme F390 synthetase: MENSEPYFNPEIETMDRGELDALIEERVRYTVKYAAENSPFYRKWFEKHRVNPGDIKAHEDLLELPIISGKTIRENQPPEREDFMFRSVGWGDVFTIHETSGTSGTPKSFFLTWEDWERYAEKYARIFRSQGFGPGDRVVVCASYGMNVGANTMTLAARQIGMSIIPEGKCTFPLRVIEAYRPTGIVGSVFKLLNLARRMKAEGIEPEQSGVNKLVVGGEAFAEESRNHLAEIWGCPVYNTYGSTEGTMCGECSEITGLHVPEDFVHLDVYDPYLENFVPDGDCGRVILSTLLPVGAKAGNLLLNYDTDDTTVVLTRKKCSCGRTHMKILTPQREAETVWVEGTPFNRVDVERGVFQRENMDYLTGEYEAFLYGGEDEGETVLRVSLECENPETCDRTILKENFLHSFFRYKPPLSRAYEDGTFKIIFNFTGPEGLELYKIKGRPKRLVDRR, encoded by the coding sequence GTGGAAAACTCAGAACCTTACTTTAATCCGGAAATCGAGACCATGGACCGGGGAGAACTCGATGCCCTCATCGAGGAAAGGGTGCGGTATACGGTAAAATATGCGGCAGAAAATTCGCCATTTTACAGGAAATGGTTTGAAAAACACAGGGTAAACCCTGGGGATATCAAAGCCCATGAGGACCTCCTCGAACTTCCGATCATCTCCGGAAAGACTATCCGGGAAAACCAGCCTCCCGAGAGGGAGGATTTTATGTTCAGGAGCGTGGGTTGGGGAGATGTTTTCACCATTCACGAGACCAGCGGTACGAGCGGGACCCCAAAGAGCTTTTTCCTTACCTGGGAGGACTGGGAACGTTACGCAGAAAAGTACGCCCGGATTTTCAGGTCCCAGGGCTTCGGGCCCGGAGACAGGGTTGTTGTCTGTGCTTCCTACGGCATGAATGTGGGAGCAAACACCATGACCCTTGCTGCCAGGCAGATTGGAATGAGCATTATCCCTGAGGGCAAGTGCACTTTCCCCCTGCGTGTTATTGAAGCTTACAGGCCGACAGGCATAGTGGGCAGTGTATTCAAGCTCCTGAACCTTGCCCGCAGAATGAAGGCTGAAGGTATCGAACCAGAGCAGTCGGGCGTAAACAAACTGGTTGTTGGCGGGGAAGCCTTTGCTGAAGAGTCAAGAAACCATCTAGCGGAAATCTGGGGCTGCCCTGTGTACAACACCTACGGGAGCACGGAAGGGACGATGTGCGGAGAATGTAGCGAAATCACAGGGCTGCACGTTCCCGAGGACTTTGTCCATCTTGATGTTTACGACCCGTACCTGGAGAATTTCGTGCCGGATGGGGACTGCGGGAGAGTAATCCTGAGTACGCTCCTGCCTGTTGGGGCAAAGGCAGGCAACCTGCTCTTAAACTACGACACCGATGATACGACCGTCGTCCTTACGCGCAAAAAGTGCTCTTGCGGCAGGACTCACATGAAAATTCTGACTCCCCAGCGAGAGGCGGAAACCGTCTGGGTTGAAGGAACTCCTTTTAACCGTGTTGATGTGGAAAGGGGGGTCTTCCAGCGTGAGAACATGGACTACCTGACAGGAGAGTATGAAGCTTTTCTCTACGGGGGAGAAGATGAAGGAGAGACCGTCCTCAGGGTCAGTCTGGAATGCGAAAACCCCGAAACCTGTGACCGTACTATTCTCAAGGAAAACTTCCTCCACTCTTTTTTTAGGTATAAACCTCCTCTCTCCAGAGCTTATGAAGACGGCACTTTCAAGATCATTTTCAACTTTACGGGGCCGGAAGGGCTTGAACTGTACAAAATAAAAGGAAGGCCAAAGAGGCTTGTGGACAGGAGATAA
- a CDS encoding outer membrane protein assembly factor BamB family protein, producing the protein MNKHTLKIFLICLTLLLVTAAQPVLGSDWAQFQRDVYNTGVTADRAPITDPMNSTLSWEYKLGGNVDSAPIVAGDMIYSVAGNNHIYAFNRTTGELVWEESTSGSLGFLIGNAAVGNGIVFVPTSNGQIFAFDAETGSQKWNKALNSKQLDTPIVYSDGKIYFGEAMGGRNYYCLDENGNEVWSRTATTQENSQGSYYWAGAAVIGDYLVYGDNDGHIVSVNKDTGTDIAEINVSEEFGVDCKEIRSSILYVEDPGRVYFTSTGGYCFALGFNPADGTFNTSDKHSVNIAYASTTTPAYYNGRIYIGSGEIMKSNGNGVYCLDADLTGVIWNYPVGGTGIVQSSPAISTYYDNGDGEVYIYFTVNAKPIGGVYCLKDLPDSTSPELVWSYIESGKTDFSLPGVAISDGWVYYGTDNKYIFGLTTPDSQVPEAPTADFSASPVSGDAPLTVSFTDLSTGDGITAWAWDFDNDENVDSTEQNPSYTYSNAGTYAVSLKVTGEGGSDSEVKADYITVSESSTPVEPVAAFAADVTSGTAPLTVNFTDQSTGSPTSWAWDFDNDGNMDSTEQNPNHTYSDAGSYAVNLTVTNEDGSDSELKTDYITVSESSTPVEPVAAFAADVASGTAPLTVNFTDQSTGSPTSWAWDFDNDGNDDSSEQSPSYTYNDTGSYTVKLTVSNENGSDALEISGMITVKEIVISEDTWYQFHKDAQHSGYSSSDAPDSANLAWIAGPLNDTYSLVPSSSVVIAEGMVFGLCNGAVDDYGNPLTSEGQLVAFDEETGEEIWNVTVMAPEWGSWSCPAYNDGKVFASAGKNTYCVNASTGDILWTFQNPSELASCNGGPAIGDGKVFASDWDGGNYYCLDENTGELLWTFKVDGLYAQSTPAYKEDRVYLSGWTTVNAVYCVNATTGELIWENDELSSNPCGSITVTDEGLYLSIYSFGTEDGFYKLDLNDGHEIWGRPDIPPTDSTPAVVNGKVYLSAGTAGYSDLNTYCLNASDGKTIWVTDSSENIGDWVCSPAVADGKVFTGGAAEGLFTGSSTLYAFDAKTGTVIWSYKGCGGSPAIADDMVFSTGSGKLYAFKEAEVPLPEANFSSNVSSGEAPLTVGFTDESTGEGITDWAWDFENDGNVDSTEQNPVHTYTADGNYTVNLTVTSAAGSDLEVKTDYITVEEASSGSQNGSSNVSLNVTIVPVISLEVSPSALDFGELYPGKTSELQNLTLKNRGTCDVNVTAIVCDYSAGDELFSQGLLLDSQIWNNYWKVVGKNSQENTSVALKVPADYAGSGNKKGTITFWAEAAE; encoded by the coding sequence ATGAACAAACATACATTGAAAATATTTCTGATTTGTCTAACATTGCTCCTGGTGACGGCTGCTCAGCCGGTACTGGGCTCCGACTGGGCTCAGTTCCAGAGAGATGTCTATAACACAGGTGTAACTGCAGACAGGGCCCCTATAACGGACCCTATGAACTCCACACTTTCCTGGGAGTACAAACTGGGAGGAAACGTTGATTCGGCTCCTATAGTGGCTGGAGACATGATTTATTCTGTGGCGGGTAACAATCACATCTATGCCTTTAACAGGACCACAGGCGAACTTGTCTGGGAAGAATCCACAAGTGGGAGTCTCGGCTTCCTGATAGGAAATGCAGCAGTTGGAAACGGAATAGTTTTTGTGCCGACCTCTAACGGGCAGATCTTTGCTTTTGATGCAGAAACAGGGAGTCAGAAGTGGAATAAAGCATTAAACAGCAAGCAGCTCGACACTCCTATTGTTTATTCTGATGGTAAAATTTACTTCGGGGAAGCAATGGGTGGACGCAATTATTACTGCCTGGATGAGAACGGTAACGAAGTCTGGAGCCGGACCGCAACAACCCAGGAAAACAGTCAGGGATCCTACTATTGGGCAGGAGCTGCAGTAATCGGGGACTACCTCGTTTATGGAGACAATGACGGACACATTGTTTCCGTGAATAAGGATACAGGAACTGACATTGCTGAAATAAATGTCTCTGAAGAGTTCGGGGTAGACTGTAAAGAAATCCGGTCCTCAATCCTTTATGTTGAAGACCCGGGAAGAGTCTACTTCACGTCTACGGGAGGATACTGCTTTGCTCTTGGTTTTAACCCTGCCGACGGGACCTTTAATACATCCGACAAACACAGTGTAAACATCGCCTATGCCTCTACCACGACTCCTGCCTATTACAACGGAAGAATATACATAGGTTCGGGAGAAATAATGAAATCCAATGGAAATGGGGTTTATTGCCTTGATGCCGACCTGACCGGCGTGATCTGGAATTATCCTGTAGGAGGCACAGGGATAGTTCAGTCCTCCCCGGCAATCTCCACATACTACGACAACGGAGACGGGGAAGTCTACATATACTTCACGGTAAACGCAAAACCCATAGGAGGCGTGTACTGTCTCAAGGACTTACCCGATTCAACAAGCCCCGAACTTGTATGGAGTTACATCGAAAGCGGCAAAACGGACTTTTCTCTTCCGGGAGTTGCAATCTCTGACGGCTGGGTCTATTACGGAACCGACAACAAATACATCTTCGGACTCACAACTCCTGATTCGCAGGTTCCTGAAGCACCTACCGCTGACTTCAGCGCGTCGCCCGTTTCCGGAGACGCACCTCTAACTGTCAGCTTTACCGATCTTTCCACGGGCGATGGAATTACCGCCTGGGCATGGGACTTTGACAACGATGAAAACGTGGACTCGACAGAGCAGAACCCGAGCTACACCTATTCCAATGCAGGAACCTACGCTGTTAGCCTCAAGGTCACCGGGGAAGGCGGAAGCGACTCTGAAGTAAAAGCTGACTACATCACTGTATCCGAATCATCTACGCCTGTAGAACCGGTTGCTGCTTTCGCTGCGGATGTAACGAGTGGTACTGCTCCTCTAACCGTTAATTTCACGGATCAATCCACAGGTTCACCTACTTCCTGGGCATGGGACTTTGACAACGACGGAAACATGGACTCCACCGAGCAGAACCCTAACCATACTTATTCCGATGCAGGTAGCTATGCCGTAAACCTAACAGTCACGAATGAAGATGGAAGCGATTCCGAGCTGAAGACTGACTACATCACTGTATCCGAATCATCTACGCCTGTAGAACCGGTTGCTGCTTTCGCTGCGGATGTAGCGAGTGGTACTGCTCCTCTAACCGTTAATTTCACGGATCAATCCACAGGTTCACCTACTTCCTGGGCCTGGGACTTTGACAACGACGGAAACGATGACTCAAGCGAACAGAGCCCGAGCTATACCTATAACGATACAGGTAGCTATACCGTAAAACTTACTGTCAGCAACGAAAACGGTAGCGATGCCCTGGAAATTTCGGGAATGATCACAGTTAAAGAAATTGTGATATCCGAGGATACCTGGTACCAGTTCCACAAGGATGCACAGCACAGCGGATATAGTAGCTCTGATGCTCCTGACAGCGCTAACCTTGCCTGGATTGCCGGGCCTCTTAATGATACGTATTCCCTTGTTCCGAGTTCAAGCGTGGTTATTGCCGAAGGAATGGTCTTCGGACTATGCAACGGCGCTGTTGATGACTATGGCAACCCTCTGACTTCCGAGGGACAGCTTGTTGCCTTTGACGAGGAAACAGGAGAAGAAATATGGAATGTAACCGTAATGGCTCCGGAATGGGGTTCATGGTCATGTCCTGCTTACAATGACGGAAAGGTATTCGCATCTGCAGGGAAAAACACTTACTGTGTAAATGCTTCTACCGGGGATATTCTATGGACCTTCCAGAACCCGAGTGAACTTGCATCATGTAACGGCGGCCCGGCAATAGGAGATGGAAAGGTATTTGCCAGCGACTGGGACGGAGGAAATTATTACTGTCTTGATGAAAACACGGGAGAACTTCTGTGGACTTTCAAGGTAGATGGGCTATATGCACAGTCTACTCCTGCTTACAAAGAGGATAGGGTCTATCTTTCGGGATGGACTACCGTAAATGCAGTCTACTGCGTAAATGCAACCACTGGAGAACTGATATGGGAAAATGACGAGTTATCAAGCAACCCATGCGGTTCCATAACAGTTACCGATGAAGGTCTGTACCTTTCTATTTACAGTTTCGGGACAGAGGATGGATTCTACAAGCTTGACCTGAACGACGGACATGAAATATGGGGAAGACCCGATATACCTCCTACGGATTCAACACCAGCTGTGGTAAATGGAAAAGTCTATTTGTCGGCGGGTACGGCGGGATACAGCGACCTCAATACATATTGCCTTAATGCCTCTGACGGGAAAACAATATGGGTAACGGATTCTTCTGAGAATATAGGAGACTGGGTATGTTCACCTGCTGTTGCGGATGGAAAAGTCTTTACAGGAGGGGCAGCTGAAGGACTCTTTACAGGCTCATCAACACTCTACGCTTTTGATGCAAAAACAGGAACAGTAATATGGAGCTATAAAGGCTGTGGAGGCTCACCGGCAATTGCTGACGATATGGTATTCAGTACAGGAAGCGGAAAACTTTACGCGTTCAAGGAAGCCGAAGTACCTCTACCGGAAGCAAACTTCAGCTCCAATGTGAGTTCAGGAGAAGCACCCCTGACTGTAGGCTTCACCGACGAATCAACCGGAGAAGGCATCACAGACTGGGCATGGGACTTTGAAAACGACGGAAACGTGGATTCCACGGAACAGAACCCGGTCCATACTTACACTGCCGACGGAAATTATACTGTCAACCTAACAGTTACCAGTGCAGCGGGAAGCGACTTGGAAGTAAAGACAGACTATATCACGGTGGAGGAAGCTTCTTCAGGGAGCCAGAACGGGTCATCAAATGTGTCCCTGAATGTAACCATTGTTCCGGTAATTTCTCTTGAGGTATCTCCTTCTGCTCTGGATTTCGGGGAACTGTACCCTGGAAAAACCAGTGAGCTCCAGAATCTAACTCTCAAAAACAGAGGGACCTGCGATGTAAATGTTACAGCCATAGTCTGCGACTACTCTGCTGGAGATGAGCTTTTCAGCCAGGGCTTACTGCTGGACTCTCAGATATGGAATAATTACTGGAAAGTAGTAGGAAAGAACAGTCAGGAAAACACTTCAGTAGCTCTAAAGGTTCCGGCTGATTATGCTGGTTCCGGGAACAAAAAAGGAACAATAACCTTCTGGGCGGAAGCAGCCGAATAA